Proteins from a single region of Procambarus clarkii isolate CNS0578487 chromosome 62, FALCON_Pclarkii_2.0, whole genome shotgun sequence:
- the LOC138354396 gene encoding uncharacterized protein, which translates to MMMDRVDRDPACTPLDIPESILRKLLKACTKEAPFLSPDGHMYKQVDGVVMGSPLGVLFANFYMGTIEQRVLVDMDLKPAIYFRYVDDIIMQVPDVRRLQQLKKTFEQNSVLSFTYEMESDGKLPFLEVTVMERNGGFHTTVYTKETNIGMYLNANSDYPVRYKRSVVNAYVDRALRAAVASRSTKNSAEKGRS; encoded by the coding sequence atgatgatGGACAGAGTGGATCGGGATCCAGCTTGTacccctcttgacataccagagagcatactgagaaagttactcaaagcctgcactaaagaggcacccttcttgagtcccgatgggcacatgtataagcaagttgaTGGGGTCGTAATGGGTTCTccactaggtgtcctgtttgcgaatttctacatgggtactatagaacagagggtcttagttgacatggacttgaaacccgccatatacttcaggtatgttgatgacattattatgcaggtacctgatgtcagacgtttgcagcaactGAAGAAGAcattcgagcaaaattcggtgttaagtttcacttacgagatggagagtgatgggaagctgccctttctagaagtAACAGTCATGGAGAGgaatggaggcttccacactacagtctacactaaggaaacgaacataggaatgtacctcaatgccaatagtgactacccagtcaggtacaagaggagtgttgtcaatgcttacgtcgaccgagctctcaGAGCTGCGGTTGCAAgcaggtcgacgaagaactctgcagagaaaggcaggtcctag